ccCCCAAACTACCAACTGATCAATCTCCTTCCTCCGCTTCTCCTCAACCTTCACAATCaactcctccacctccttcatcaacatccagtTCTTCTCAAGCTCCCAACGAGCCCGTCGACCCCGAAATCCAAAAACTCCTCGACCTCTTCAACAAGTCCGACAACACAACACCCAAaccctcctcttcaacctcatcatcatcacaatccCCCTCCGTCATCACATCATGGCTCTCCTCAAAACTCTCCACCGCCCCCGAAGCCCCCCCCGTTCCCCATCTCGACCCTGTCACCGAATCCCTCCTCCCAACCGACATGTCCTGCCGCCAGGCCTTCGACCTCGCCTGGTCCTGCAACTCCCTCGGCGGCCAGTGGAACGCCGTCTACCGCCACGGCGAGATGCGCTCCTGCAGCCACCTCTGGGACGACTTCTGGTTCTGCATGCGCACAAAGTCCTACTCCGGAAccctcaaggagaaggccgTCCGCGAGCACTACCGCCGCAAGGAGTACGAAAAGTACTATGCGCCTGGGAGCCGCAGCAGCGAGGACGTCTGGCAGGCGAGGGAGCAAAAGGTTGCGCCGGGGACTGCCTTTGCTGAGGCTGTTGAGATTGCCAAAGTTGATGACAATGAGTGGAGgaagttggaggaggagaggaggaggaagataCGGCAGGATTTGGGATATGACAAGAAAGAATGAGGAGCAgaatttgatgatggcctctagagagagagacactACCTTGTATATTATTATTGCTACTACCACTACACCGATATAGCCTAGATATCCagactttcttctcttgtgtAATTCATTGTGAGAGGATATGCAGAACAGCTGCTTTTTGCATCGAGGAAAACTTCATCACAGCCGTCCACTCTCACACAGGAGATGCACCTGATTTAAGAAAAGTGTTCTACTACATCAATCGTACAAATATCGTTGCATTCAACAGCATCTCAACATTCACTTCAATATCAGGCGAACACATTCACATATTCATAGGCAATGAAAACGAGTAATTTGGTTCTAAACCAtttgaattttttttaattccCTTAAAACTCATTAAAATACAACCAGGGCCAGCGTTCCCGCCCAGCTTTTTACCCTTCATGTCCGTGATATGCTAGTTACGATAAAAGCAAAAACTCAAAGAAAGAATCTAATCATGGCATCATCCCTTGATCCCCTAGAGTAGGCCTCCACACATCGTAGACGGAATACCAATCTGGAAGCTCAAGTCTGATGTTGGGGTATCAAAACAGCTTTTTGTGAATTTAGTCGACCTCCTCGACGGTGGGGCCGTCATCGCCACCAGCGTGGGGAgcgccgccagcgccaggGAAGCCGCCGGGGCCGCCGGGCATGCCACCGGGCATGCcaccctcaccaccagctccgTAGAacttcatcatgatgggGTTGGCGACACCCTCGAGCTCCTTCTGGTGCTCCTCGTACTCCTCACGAGTGGCCTGCTGGTTCTCATCGAGCCACTGGACGATCTTGTCGATCTCGGTCTTGAGGGTCTCCTTGTCGCCGGCCTCAATCTTCTCGTCGACCTTGGGGTCGTTGAGAGTGTTGCGGAGAGAGTAGGCGTAAGACTCAAGGCCGTTCTTGGCAGAGACACGGCGgccctcagcctcgtcctcctccttgtaCTTCTCGGCGTCAGACAGCATgcgctcaatctcttccttggACAGGCGGCCCTTGTCGTTGGTGATGACAATCTTGTTGGACTTGCCAGTGCCCTTCTCAACGGCGGAGACGTTCATGATACCGTTGGCATCGACGTCGAAGGTGACCTCAATCTGGGGAACACCACGAGGGGCGGGGGGAATGCCAGTGAGCTCGAACTTGCCGAGCAGGTTGTTGTCCTTGGTGCGCTGGCGCTCACCCTCGTAGACCTGGATGAGCACACCAGGCTGGTTGTCAGAGAAGGTGGAGAAGACCTCGGACTTCTTGGTGGGGATGGTGGTGTTGCGGGGGATGAGCTTGGTCATCATGCCACCAGCAGTCTCGATACCCAGAGACAGGGGAGCGACATCGAGAAGCAGGATCTCGTTGGTGGACTTGGAAGAGGTGTCACCAGACAGAATGGCGGCCTGGACGGCAGCACCGTAGGCAACGGCCTCGTCGGGGTTGATGGACTTGTTGGGCTCCTTGCCGTTGAAGTAGTCGGTGATGAGCTTCTGGATACGGGGGATACGGGTGGAGCCACCGACGAGGACGATCTCGTGGACCTGGGACTTGTCGATCTTGGCATCGGCAAGGACACGGTCAACGGGCTGGATGGTGGATCGGAAGAGATCCTGGCACAGCTCCTCGAAACGGGCACGAGTGATGGAGGTGTAGTAGTCGATACCCTCGAAGAGAGAGTCGATCTCAATGGAGGTCTGAGCAGACGAAGACAGAGTTCGCTTAGCACGCTCGCAAGCAGTGCGGAGACGGCGAAGAGCACGAGCGTTGGTGGACAGATCCTGGTCAGAAGTTAGTACATGCAGGTTCTGGGGGGATTCAGATGTGTCTGTAGGGGAATTACTAaccttcttgttcttgcgcTTAAATTCGTTAACAAAGTGGTTGACAAGGCGGTTGTCGAAATCTTCACCACCCAAGTGAGTGTCACCGGCAGTGGACTTGACCTCGAAGATACCCTCCTCAATGGTCAGGAGGGAGACATCGAAGGTACCACCACCGAgatcgaagatgaggacgttGCGCTCACCCTCGACCTTCTTGTCAAGGCCGTaggcgatggcagcagcggtGGGCTCGTTGATGATACGCAGGACATTGAGACCGGCAATGAGACCGGCGTCCTTGGTAGCCTGACGCTGGCTGTCGTTGAAGTAGGCGGGGACAGTGATGACGGCGTTGTTGACGGTGGTTCCGAGGTAGGACTCGGCGGTCTCACGCATCTTGGTCAGGATCATGGAGGAGATCTCCTCGGGGGTGaaggtcttcttctcgcccttgaactcgacctcgacgacggGCTTGGAGCCCTTGTCGACGATCTTGAAGGGGAAGTGCTTCATGTCAGCCTGGACCTCGGAGTCGGCAAACTTGCGTCCGATCAATCGCTTGGCGTCGAAGACGGTGTTCTGGGGGTTCATGGCGACCTGGTTCTTGGCCGCATCACCGATCAGACGCTCGGTGTCGGTGAAGGCAACGAACGAAGGGGTCGTTCGGTTACCCTGGTCGTTGGCGATGATATCACATCGGTCCTCACGGAAGATACCGACGCAAGAGTACGTAGTACCCAGGTCGATACCGACGGCTGGTCCCATAGACATTGTGAATgattgtgtgtgtgtgctctCGAAAAAAAGTAATTGGAAATGGAATtagtgaagagaagaaaaggagaagatgtgAAGATTGAAGTGTTTGAGAGAGTATGTTcgggaaaaagaaaacggcGTTGCTGGCGGGCTGCAGAGAGCATCTAAATAAAGGACGGTGGGAGGGTTTCGATGCGGTTCTACACTATTCCAAGGGTGCCCACACCGGCATCTTGCAGGGGCTCCCAGAAGCCTCTGGTAGGCACTGCAAACGCCTAGACCATGCGCGCGCCTGCTGGAAAAGCCCCCTTGCGTTTTTTTGATCAGTGCCCGATCGTCTTTTCCCTGCTTGCCCCTTgcattttgtttttgtttttttgtttcttttcgtGGAAGCTTCCAATTGCCCATGTACCCTCAGGTACTCGTAGCTcagatttgctgctttttccccctcccctctttccccccctcctttGATGTCATCTcccctccagctcccagcacagaagaaaaaaaatccatcGCGGGGCAGTGGCGGGGTCCCTGGTACCTCTGATTCTCCAACTCCTGCCGCAGCCGTGCTGGTAGCGGGTACACAGCTGCCCCACCATAAGGCACTAGAAGGTGCTGGACAGCTCTATCGTATCGCAAGGTACTGCCTGGTACCACATTAATCCTGTGCAGCCTTTGGAATTGGATTGATTGTTGCTGCCTTAGCCAGAGCAGAGCCTTACGATCCATACAACCCTAGCAGCACCTGAGCAGCCGCTtgggtacatgtaggtaGCCTAGCAACGCCCAAGCAAAGAGAGCACCAGATAATGCAGTTGAGTCAGGTACTGTAGGTAACACTGAGCTGGACAAGGCCTCCCAGCTGCATTGCAAGATAAAcccctccttgtcctttcGTGCCTGTTTCGTCTGATGCTAAGCAAAAATCCGATCGATGGACACAACTGCCAGCTCTACACAGAGAAGCATGCAAGTACCTTTGTAtcctccatcgtcatcttgaCGCATCCATCCCGCAGCAGAAAACAATGGAAGACAAATGGAACAGACAGACAcaaagcagctggagctgtcCTCGCTTATCGTTACCCTAAACTGGCATTTGCCATTCCATGATTGACTTTTCTTTGGCGCTGACTACTAGCTATCCCATCAGCCCATCCCATTCAGCCTCACTCACACTGAAACAATGAATCAACAGGGCATCGATCGTCCCACTACATACCCAACGCGGCAAAAGAAAGACgtagaaagaaaagacggAAAATGAAGAGCCAGTGGCAAGGCAGCTTGGGCGGCGAGGCAAAACAAGCGGATCCTTGTCCAACCAACGAAAACCCATCGAAAACAAAAGCCGCCTAATCCCAATTTGCGGCACGCAAAAAAGGCCACACACCATCACACTTGGAAcaagacagagaagaaggaaaaagttTTTAGCTCCACATCTTTGTCCCAATCCAATTCGTCGAATGGATGCATCGTTGGAAGCTTGCGCTGCTCGTCGCCGTAAGCTCGTTTGGCTCCAAATCGTTCGATGAGATAGCTTGATAGGCAAATAGGGTAAATACATACTGCTGCTAttgctgtacgagtaatgCAATAGTAAAGGCTGATTCCATCGCGTCGTCCTTTGTATCTCAGAAGCCGGATAGGCTCCATCAGCTTCGTAGTACTCCAGAGCTTTCAGCCACGCCTCGGATGTCCGGGCAAGCTTCGAAGTCTGTTTCTttgtcatcatcagcttTTTTGTATGCACAGCAGTTCCCATCGATATGTACAGCATCAAGACACGTTATTTAGACCAATATACAGGCGCCGTTACTTGTCAAAAACTTGTGATAAATTCACAACATCGGCTATCCTAGATACAAAGCCATCGACAATAACATAATCCCAATGCACTGCGTAACACCAAGCAGCGCTATGTGTGACAACCCAAACCGACAAAGACTCCACGGCAAACAATGCATTTCACACCGCAAACAGTAATAACACATAGATATAGCAAGAAGCATGTTCCAAGTAACCTTAACTTATTCCGTGACTAGACGCAGCTTTTTGCCAACGTCTCGCCTCTTTGCATGCCCTGCTGCTCGCTCCGACGCCTTGTGTTCCTCCTCCATGGTGTTTCCGCGAGCTTTGAGGGCCTGGAAAAGCATTCCAGcatcgaagaagccatctATTGGTTTCAGTTAGTATTCATCCACGTAAATAGCAAGAGATAAATAGTATAAACTTACATCCTCCTaattcgtcgtcatcgcttGTGAAGCTGGTTTCTGTTGGCGATCCAGGAACCAAACTTAGGCGTCTGCCTCCCGACTTGACCGCGTCCGGGCCGGTGATCAATCTGCCTCGAGACTTGAGTCGGTTGGATGGCTTCGGTCGAGCTAGCTCTGCTTCGCGTGCCTTGCTTCCCTTTGTGCTGACCACCTTGCCGTTTGTGATGCGCAGGATGCGTCGGACTTCCAACAGGTAGCTCTCTAGCGTATCCACAAATCTCTTGGTCTGTCGGTGCTTGCTCGACACGCAGATGGAAATGCTGTCGTCCTTGATAATGTAGCCGATACCAAATCCATCTCCTGACGTCGGTCCAAATCCAAAGTGGCGAAGAGAAGGGTTGCCGCAGTTTGAAGTTGAGAGAATCGTCGTGTTCAGCTTGTCCCATCCAGAATCGGCAAAgatgagagggagagggtgGTGATCCCGCGATCTGGAGTTTGTGCTGTCACCGCGCTCCCTGGTCGACCTGACTTCGACGCCGTCAAGCGACAAGTTGGAGCTCCTTGGGCTTGCCGTCGGTGAAGATGTCGTTGGGCTTGATGCTCCAGGGCTGCTCATGCCGCTGTCGATCAAATCGTCAACATATTTTTGCCACACGCTAAAGAGCGCATAGAGATGTCTGTCGCATCCCTGCGCTTTCGAACACTCCCTGGTGTTGTTAACATGCTTCTGGCACGCACGCTTGagagcctccatcttctgttcGACCGGGTTATCGCCCCAGAACGTCTGGACGAAATCAACAGATTCCTTTGTTACGGGTCTGATGGCCTCTGTGCGGCCGTGAAGGAAGGTCTTGGTCATGGCAGGCTCATAAGTGCACTCAACCCTTCCATACAGACCGTAATACGCCGCCTGAAATGCCATTTGGACAAAGGCATCGGGCGAAAATCCCATCGATGTAATAAAGTGCTTGCCATAGGTAGAGAAATCGAGGCACTGGAATTCGTTTTGTTCAATCAAATCTGCCAGCCTGGTTTCGGCGAACCGCACCGCGATGCTCAGCTCGGGGATCATGTCCCATCCGAGCTTTCGAGGGGTGGTGTTGACATCTCCGAAACTATCAATCTCTCGCTTGGACGGGTCAGGGCTGGTAGACGTCCAGAGGGTTGGCGCCTGTCCGTTAATGGTACGCGCGAAGCGAAGAATGGTGTCGGTATAGACGTCACTAGCAAACCGCAGCACTGTGTGGCCATCCACGCCAGTATGCTCGAAGTTGATTCCCGCACTGCCGTTCTTACAGACAATGATCTGAAGCTTGTCGTACCAGCGGTTGGTGCAGGTACCGATCTGTACTCCGTTCTTGACCTCGCTGGTTCCGCAGAGCATGTTCTGGCAAAGATCCGCAACGTTGGTCGGCTCGATATAATCAAGGCACAAGACGAAGAGGGCTGAATCGACAATATTAAGCGAGTCGGCATTGTTGGAACCTGGCTCACGGGTCAAGATATCTCGTAAGCCAGACCACACCTTGCGGTTCTCTGTGCTGAGTACGCCAAGGGCGTTCTTTGCCGCATCCTGG
The sequence above is drawn from the Trichoderma breve strain T069 chromosome 5, whole genome shotgun sequence genome and encodes:
- a CDS encoding choline/Carnitine o-acyltransferase domain-containing protein, giving the protein MTASVRVFHPPQSIAERLAEPNYSYNTPRSLPDLPDSSKESEAARSQSQTPTPTPAQRQPPQLSAAYTRVPKATYHESMMEGGITFGAQDKLPKLPIPELENSARKYLEALKPLQSPREHAETKHAVSEFLREEGPDLQEKLKRYAQGKTSYIEQFWYDSYLNFDNPVVLNLNPFFLLADDPTPARNNQVTRAASLVVSSLEFIRAVRKEELPPDKIKGTPLCMYQFSRLFGTARVPTEAGCQIEQDPESKHIVVMCHGQIYWFDVLDDNSDVIMTEKDIELNLQTIVDDATQTPIQDAAKNALGVLSTENRKVWSGLRDILTREPGSNNADSLNIVDSALFVLCLDYIEPTNVADLCQNMLCGTSEVKNGVQIGTCTNRWYDKLQIIVCKNGSAGINFEHTGVDGHTVLRFASDVYTDTILRFARTINGQAPTLWTSTSPDPSKREIDSFGDVNTTPRKLGWDMIPELSIACLDFSTYGKHFITSMGFSPDAFVQMAFQAAYYGLYGRVECTYEPAMTKTFLHGRTEAIRPVTKESVDFVQTFWGDNPVEQKMEALKRACQKHVNNTRECSKAQGCDRHLYALFSVSRDHHPLPLIFADSGWDKLNTTILSTSNCGNPSLRHFGFGPTSGDGFGIGYIIKDDSISICVSSKHRQTKRFVDTLESYLLEVRRILRITNGKVVSTKGSKAREAELARPKPSNRLKSRGRLITGPDAVKSGGRRLSLVPGSPTETSFTSDDDELGGYGFFDAGMLFQALKARGNTMEEEHKASERAAGHAKRRDVGKKLRLVTE
- a CDS encoding hsp70 protein domain-containing protein; amino-acid sequence: MSMGPAVGIDLGTTYSCVGIFREDRCDIIANDQGNRTTPSFVAFTDTERLIGDAAKNQVAMNPQNTVFDAKRLIGRKFADSEVQADMKHFPFKIVDKGSKPVVEVEFKGEKKTFTPEEISSMILTKMRETAESYLGTTVNNAVITVPAYFNDSQRQATKDAGLIAGLNVLRIINEPTAAAIAYGLDKKVEGERNVLIFDLGGGTFDVSLLTIEEGIFEVKSTAGDTHLGGEDFDNRLVNHFVNEFKRKNKKDLSTNARALRRLRTACERAKRTLSSSAQTSIEIDSLFEGIDYYTSITRARFEELCQDLFRSTIQPVDRVLADAKIDKSQVHEIVLVGGSTRIPRIQKLITDYFNGKEPNKSINPDEAVAYGAAVQAAILSGDTSSKSTNEILLLDVAPLSLGIETAGGMMTKLIPRNTTIPTKKSEVFSTFSDNQPGVLIQVYEGERQRTKDNNLLGKFELTGIPPAPRGVPQIEVTFDVDANGIMNVSAVEKGTGKSNKIVITNDKGRLSKEEIERMLSDAEKYKEEDEAEGRRVSAKNGLESYAYSLRNTLNDPKVDEKIEAGDKETLKTEIDKIVQWLDENQQATREEYEEHQKELEGVANPIMMKFYGAGGEGGMPGGMPGGPGGFPGAGGAPHAGGDDGPTVEEVD